One Candidatus Dormiibacterota bacterium genomic window, TGGCGCGCCGAAGACAGGGTGGAACAGCGCCAGAAGAAGGAGGAGCATGGCCGTCTGCCGGTCCTGGCGTGGTCGCACCGGGGGTCTCTCCGGAAAAGGGCCGCCCCGCCGCGATTCGCCGGAGGTGCGGCCCCGCATGAGGCGCGAATTATAGCACGCTGCCCGATGCCACCGGGCGCGGGGTCGGAGGGGGAGTCGAGGTAGAATGAGGGTCCTTCGGCGAGAGGTCGGCATGGAGGACGAGGTCCCGGCGAGAAGCCGCGAGTCGATCGTCCAGGAGGCATTCGCGCGGCAGGCCCGCGACTTCGCCCGGAGCCCCCTGCAGACCGATCCCCGGCGCCTGCGGCGGCTGATCGAGTTCACCGGAGCGCGAGCGGGGGAGCGCGCGCTCGACGTGGCGTGCGGACCCGGCATCGTCATGGCGGCGCTCCAGCGGGCGGGCCTTCTGGCGGTGGGCATCGACCTGACGCTGGCGATGCTCCGGGAGGCCGCGTCGAGGGGAGGGCGCTTCGTGCAGGGAGATACCGGCCGGCTGCCGTTCCGGGAGTCGACCTTCGAGGTGGTGGTCTGCCGCAACTCGCTGCATCACGTCAGCGACCCGTCGGGTGCCATCCGTGAGATGGCCCGGGTCCTGCGTGCGGGCGGTCACCTCGTGGTGGAGGACATGCGCGCGCCCGACGACGAGTCGAAGCGCACCTACCACGAGACCATCGAGAGTCTGCGCGACGTGTCGCACGCGCGCACGCTCACGCGCGGCGATCTCAGATCGATGG contains:
- a CDS encoding class I SAM-dependent methyltransferase encodes the protein MRVLRREVGMEDEVPARSRESIVQEAFARQARDFARSPLQTDPRRLRRLIEFTGARAGERALDVACGPGIVMAALQRAGLLAVGIDLTLAMLREAASRGGRFVQGDTGRLPFRESTFEVVVCRNSLHHVSDPSGAIREMARVLRAGGHLVVEDMRAPDDESKRTYHETIESLRDVSHARTLTRGDLRSMAAAAGLVDFEELPITLVIDFDEWVDRAYPPPDRRERARLMLEACVERDLCGLRVWKEGDRLKFERQSLLFKGARTA